A region of Mauremys mutica isolate MM-2020 ecotype Southern chromosome 2, ASM2049712v1, whole genome shotgun sequence DNA encodes the following proteins:
- the LOC123363157 gene encoding zinc finger protein 501-like: MTKTETQCLEEHHPHRERRQVASGRRVFWSPEQREPQDAPRAEDQCGAALSNSPEQPVLLPGSEPPLPSAGAGSGPGWARVPCESRNVAAPHAAQAGERPHASSAMKSQARSPADEPVQCQRSFPQPTSLAAHQPKPSGQRPHVCSEGGQSFKQQQNLIIHLRTHSKAKPHQCSQCGQSFLHRSRLTYHARIHTGERPYACAQCGKSYSRKEHLQNHQRLHTGERPFQCHECGKCYSRKEHLQYHQRIHTGERPFQCAACGRSFIRKQNLLKHQRVHTGERPYQCGECGRSFRYKESLKDHQRTHKAEPGLPRGLHPGSGLRKQTPLCERGVKEGSGS; this comes from the coding sequence ATGACCAAAACGGAGACGCAGTGTCTTGAGGAGCATCACCCCCACCGCGAGCGGCGCCAGGTGGCATCGGGAAGGCGGGTTTTCTGGAGTCCTGAGCAGCGAGAGCCCCAGGATGCCCCCAGGGCGGAGGATCAGTGTGGAGCTGCGCTCAGTAATTCCCCTGAGCAGCCAGTCCTGCTCCCAGGGTCAGAACCTCCCTTGCCCTCTGcaggggcaggatcaggccctgggtgGGCCAGAGTTCCATGCGAGAGCCGAAACGTGGCTGCCCCTCACGCCGCGCAGGCGGGGGAGCGGCCCCATGCCTCGAGTGCCATGAAATCCCAGGCCCGCTCACCGGCAGATGAGCCGGTTCAGTGCCAAAGGAGCTTCCCCCAGCCCACGAGCCTGGCCGCCCACCAGCCCAAGCCCAGTGGGCAGAGGCCCCATGTCTGCAGCGAGGGCGGCCAGAGCTTCAAGCAGCAGCAGAACCTGATTATCCACCTGAGAACCCACAGCAAGGCCAAGCCACACCAGTGCAGCCAGTGCGGGCAGAGCTTCCTCCACCGCTCCCGGCTCACCTACCACGCCCGCATCCACACCGGCGAGCGGCCCTACGCCTGTGCCCAGTGCGGCAAGAGCTACAGCCGCAAGGAGCACCTCCAGAACCACCAGCGGCTGCACACCGGCGAGCGGCCCTTCCAGTGCCACGAGTGCGGGAAGTGCTACAGCCGCAAGGAGCACCTGCAGTACCACCAGCGCATCCACACCGGCGAGCGGCCCTTCCAGTGCGCCGCCTGCGGGAGGAGCTTCATCCGCAAGCAGAATCTGCTGAAGCACCAGCGCgtccacaccggggagcggccctacCAGTGCGGGGAGTGCGGGAGGAGCTTCCGCTACAAGGAGTCCCTCAAAGACCATCAGAGAACTCACAAGGCTGAGCCAGGGCTGCCCCGTGGCCTGCACCCAGGATCCGGGCTCAGAAAGCAGACGCCTCTGTGTGAGAGAGGAGTCAAAGAGGGGTCTGGGAGCTGA